The genomic region atggttgtgccctttaccaaatggaaaagactagggaagaaatagtgtgtgtgtgtgtgtgggggggtatattcttgttttgctcaccttaagtttgatgtgcttattagaaatctaaagtaatttgggagtcgagttctgtgtaagggacgaaagataaaagttgagagtcatcagcatgtaggaaaaactacctagagaaagtgtgtttgtagagtattccaatgatcagaggtaacgccgaggaaaagaagcaaccaaaggagatggagaaggagtatctggtgaagaaaacctgaagagtatgatgacttaaaagccaagacaacaaagcatggccaatggtattgaaacatgctgaagagtcacgtaaataaagagatctgaccattggattttggcaacatatggtgatgtgctctgacaagcacaatgaagacgaaacgtgacgtgaagaaatggacatagcacagacttctcaagatactttactatgaagagttgagaaacggaggtaacagaggaatatgtggggtcaaattagggtcttaaagatggggataaaaaggctgatgggaacgatccagtagagagggggaaaaattatagtataacagagaatgtgtatattagaggagtaaagtctttgaggaaacaagaaggaataggatccaaagaacttgtatgaagtattggcttagaaatatgaacataaaatttacagtaataggaagaaaggtaatgagtataagtagagatgcaggtggatgggtagattcagtgattagaaggtgagagagtttctgcctgatattgattcactttttctcaatgaattatgagcatgatcagtaagaggagactagggatgtttgggtaggcagtttaaggggcaaagggaaagtagaaaataatcattgggaggacagaaggcaatcatacttgtcttagtctgggacgctgttataaaaataccataggcttataaaacaacagaaatttaagaatttttttttctctaagtatacttttttggtgaggaagattggtcctgagctaacatctgttgccagtcttcctccttttatcttttttcctccccacagccccaggacatagttgtatatgctagtcgtaggtcattctagttcttctatgtgggatgctgccacagcacggcctgatcataggtccacaccccggatccaaactggcaaaccccaggccactgaagtggagcacacgaaccgaaccactcaaccctggggctggcccctaaacaacagaaatttatttctcacagttcgaaaggctaggaagtccaagatcaaggtgccagcctatttgctgtctgctgagggcccaattcctggtccatggatggccaaaaggggcaagggagctctcagggtctcttttaataagagccttaatcccattcgtgagggctctgccctcatcacataatcacctcccaaaggccccaccttctaacaccatcacgttgggggttaggatttcagcctaaggattttgagaagacacaaacattcagtatatagtaatactagaggagcatggtagcatcgctgggctcgatggagtggccatttgatatttgtggccttctgagtgtgtggctgagatagggtggaaaaaaagatgataggagccaaggagatcaggagctgaaagaccagagtgtggggtgggtagactgcctggggattagtggttaggttcgtagctaaactagttcttgaacccaatctcctgactttgcagctcagtgggttaccattttactgagaagtgattcagatcattactcttttgtgccacttacccttctagttaatataaaaataaaaaagtaattgtggcctgattttttttggtccatatatccaaattctagacttcataggctggtgcttctgtctctcttgtccctttaatatttacttgttaaattttttggcttggttttcctggtgttgtggggtgttttttttttaaccatttccatcaatatgtgtttattaaagtacagaagcctacctcttaaatgataaagggaaggtgaaggatgagatttggaaatctcgttgcctgtagagctgggatgaccagtgacagggaggcctgatctgtgttcactctaataacaatcgtaataatggcatttggatagccctttacattttgtgctatgcttttattttctcatatctcatttgactttgtaactaactttttcagatgaggaaactgaggctcagaggggttaaggctcTTGGCCATGGACACAGCCTAGTAAGCGGCAGCATTATTACACTGTTCTGATACTGAGGCTCACGTTTTTCACTGCAGAAATTTGCCTAAGTGTTTACACTCCATTATATCCAaagtgatatcaaagaaaaactctgctaggtagaaagtaatggctgggtgcagtcctcttacaatgcaaaaattgtttgtatatgtttaaaatccaacagttaatgagattagatatttatctaccatccactgtgttaggtaattcaaagaactcggaaatgattatgaaatttaaactggtagggaaatagatggaaatgcaagtcatTAAGAGACATTTCTTGGACCGTCTCCCACATACCTTAAGTGCTTACACAATACCCTGAATTGACTAAATTCTATATGCAGAGGAGAATGCAGTACCAGTGACATAGCggactctcagtgaatatttgtcaaataaaagaatgataatagttaaacaagcaattacagtagtaaggtggatgctgtgagaaggggtagatgctatgataaggatgcatcctgggggccggccaggtggcataatgcttaagtttgcacactccccttcggtggcctggggttcacaagttcggatcccaggcatggacctatacactgctcatcaaaccatggtgtggcagcatcccagatacaaaatacaggaagactggcacagatgttagctcagtggcaatcttcttcaagcaaaaagaggaagattggcaacagatattggctcagggccaatcttcctcacccccccaaaaaaaaaaaaaaaagaatgcaaagtgaagagagcttccacaagaaggacttcttacactgacatagagtttgctgagcaaaaagcaggggtgtggggttagaaggcagcatacagaatgtaaagtctcagagatgtgatgcatggcaagtttgaagaactgaaatttcatatgcctgaagtttagaatgttaagtgaagaatgaagagataggcagggacaaggttagcccttattacagagggctctgtaagctatgtttaaggaatttggacatttttcttctatgggaagccattgatgaatattaagcaggaagttctcataattgccctacattttagaagattactctggattgtggaaattacactggggaggaccaagactggaggcccttatggtgttttgggggaaaggtgcttatggcctggactgaaataatggcaatttatatggagagagatggacaaagtttttaaatatttaggagcctgatttaacatgatcgagtaactcagtggatgtcagcaaggaggggtagtgcatagaaggaatgactcctcggtttctagtttgagcaactaggtagatggtggctccaatctctaagacaggaaattctctgaagaaggaataggtttggtggggaaaggtcttgaattcagttgtgcgtatgttgagcttaagatacttgtaaagacaatcaggtagagatatccaatgaatagttaaatatgctagtcagaatctcaagagagcttctctaggccaggctcattagcatactggtcaccattagagccacaggagtgaaatacattgcttaagaaatgtatggagagcaagaagagaagagggcataGGGCAGAATGCCGAGGAAGTCTAACATTTCAGTGCGCATTGAGGAATGGATagaggaaaagaagcctgtaaagaagaccaagaagggacaagcagagggagaaggaagacagagcaagtgacaaaatgatgtaagaattccaaaggggaagacgactgccagtttggtggtacacctgcaggaagctttccttggagtgaccctcaagcgatagacagatatcatttacaaagaagagatgCGGTGGGAAGGTATTccgagcaaataaaagaaaacaaataatgcgtgggagaacatgtaacagtttaattgactgaaatgcagggtccagagaactcaagagaaagctgacaagatagtttgtgccatgttgtggaaaacagattctgggtaagttgttggcaactgttctataggtgagaaaaaccaatgtgtttggtgctaagggaaagagaataatataaagcatactctgaaccgtggaatgccattttattgtggaaacaagatctaggcacttgaaaagaatataaattcaagataatatctgattattgagaacaaacaccaaatactataggaattttaacagtagcaaagtctatttgaattggaatagtagttttgcccagagttgtatttttctgattgaacCTTAATGCCAGctagtcattatcttaaaaaagaaaaaatagatctagtttgaatgctctttataaagaatattctgtttgtgggtatgactctcaaattcatttgttaaaagatttatactgtagttgtttttagttgatgacctttgatgtaaactcagacttgtctgaaagacagcaacagttccaaagacttcaaaggaatacagcctcacaaacacagaattgatgcacattgatttgattttggaatgctgatacaaccttgcatacctgaataaatttcctctttgtcctggtgtatgattgttttacattgttggcttcagttttctaatatttgtagaagacagtaattgctcatttctgagacttgctgttctcaagttttccctacttttaaactctagttttgcttttagggtactgctgggctcataagatgagttggaaagtgttgtctctggttatattttctggaacagattgttgggagcactaggtttctggagggagacctggctgaggccctaaaagctgcatcccacagctttccccttggataggcaacaagcaggaaatggtattcggagtcagggaccagaagcccagggggatccagtctaggtcagaggtgaacagggagcccctagtgggcccgagaaggaagagtcctgcctgcccatggtccatgtccacaggaccttcctctggcctcgtcctctctatgtgcacgttttgagcttttgacggtattttccccacttagagctgaagccattgcggagactgaatcagaaaacaaggtcctaatctgtgtgcaagagaaaccgggaaaatgttccctcttccggcagagtgtcgaaaggcagccactgtcctgggcaggacgtgtgctagggacaggcacgtgctagtttgacagacacgcccagcttagtggttgtggctctgcctgagaaaacgcctccaaccgcttagtcccaagaggtcggaggggccctctctgctcctggacagggtgaaccacactgcaatgatcctgttctcggcgggaggggcacttgggcacgtccttcagtagccagggaggggactggcacttctcccttctccacataaactgagccgctcactctgggagatttctaaattcgaggaggaatgtgagtttctggatctggtttccatgagcgctgcgagcgaaagactcacacctccactcccaggattagaaagaagcaacaatttaatataatactcaaacggagcatttaccattgacaacaaaatatggccccgccaaatagggaaataggtgctgggcaaaaggggggagggggaagaggggttggtgccttccctcgtggccaacaggggaccccaagaaacggatcacaaagttctcctcatcagaatcaggggaggtggccctgtgcaccctgagtatcaacgctgtgtccccgctgtagctcagctggtctcaggagggtcatcgaccaccaccactgggcccttggttgggggtctggtgtctggagaaagagaggcatttcctgagcggcctgccctggaaccacagtgcacaccgcatcccggcccccactgcgctctgtgctccagccctgtgctcagtgctcagtcagccaacagcaccccatctgtccctgacacaggggctgatatttagcgtcacccacttcacagaggaggaaaccagtcccagaaacgtgagtgcaatcgcccaggacgggactgctcagcagtggagctggaacccagggccagctgtctgcctccccaggcccacgctcagcctgaatgtttcctgagcccatggtttcagccactgccggtctggacactcactctggcctgagcggttcttcttgcctttgaagaagagtcgaatctttctgacccagtggtatcggggctccagctggcaggacaggctgtagctacgggacagagcggagctgggagctctcaggagccacacatcacatgtgcgtcctggagcctgccagcagctggggtcgaagggccccaggggtcgccatgcagtcagatcaggggctgaccatggagcaacggccatgggctctggagctggtcagcagagagaggctgccctgccctcccccaactcctgacccgactcacctctcctccttgctcaggggctccacggcctggaaccaggccccaaagtgctcgtcgggctgcacggtgtacagatttgcagcctcctggagcagctcgatctcgtccatcagtttgaattgctaggacagagcaagcacaggatgcccacagggcctgagtgggggaccctgcagggctcgtggagggggtgaggaagggggcaaggggccagtctggggcctttgcccacttgggagccctccctccctgcgattccagtcagggcttgcctgctctcacacttggcccaaaatagctcctcctccaggaaggagtctttgatgccagcccttcccccacccgccaatgccataggatccctagctctgtatatcgaagtgggcaaataaatgttccaccctggggattgggccagagggggtcctgcccactgcgggggggggtctctgatttccaacccccaccctccccaccgggaggccgcagccgcttacctcattccatttccgacagttgagcacattgccctggaaagcagacagccgcagtccatcagaaacagccccctggggccagcactagcccccgtccacacctcttgcaatgttgcactactgccagtgggcaggcccatccagagcccggacttggacctgggccagtctctgggctccagagcagggggcgcagagcaactgaggcaacagaccttgtgacccaaccctctctgatgacacgtggggagactcaggcctcaggcaggaagggacagctcagcctctgatgtgcttcctgactgggaggggcccgacttctcttccctcactggcagggccagagggagacgctgagtccagctcagacaccacctcctgcggccacacagtcaggcagctctgagcctcatcagcccagggaacctggacggtggcttatgcagagcctgcatcacccactgggg from Equus asinus isolate D_3611 breed Donkey unplaced genomic scaffold, EquAss-T2T_v2 contig_193, whole genome shotgun sequence harbors:
- the LOC139043193 gene encoding ral guanine nucleotide dissociation stimulator-like, producing MEDYVEGNVLNCRKWNEQFKLMDEIELLQEAANLYTVQPDEHFGAWFQAVEPLSKEESYSLSCQLEPRYHWVRKIRLFFKGKKNRSGQNTRPPTKGPVVVVDDPPETS